From Shewanella psychrophila, a single genomic window includes:
- a CDS encoding globin family protein → MALTQKQIQLVQHSFSLVEPIAEKAADIFYDALFGIDPSLKPLFRNDMKVQGRKLMTMLKAAVDGLNDLEALVPALQQLAQRHNAYGTKKSHFTPVGNALLHTLKIGLGDAFTDEVRQAWISVIHVISDTMKPEMKE, encoded by the coding sequence ATGGCATTGACACAGAAACAGATTCAACTCGTCCAACACTCCTTTAGTCTAGTTGAACCCATAGCCGAAAAAGCCGCCGACATATTCTACGACGCCCTGTTCGGCATAGACCCCTCATTGAAACCCCTATTTCGCAACGACATGAAAGTTCAGGGGCGCAAGCTAATGACCATGCTAAAGGCGGCGGTAGATGGCTTAAACGATCTCGAGGCATTAGTCCCGGCTTTACAGCAGCTTGCCCAACGACATAATGCTTATGGTACCAAGAAAAGCCATTTCACCCCGGTCGGAAATGCTTTGCTTCACACATTAAAAATCGGTCTAGGTGATGCCTTTACCGATGAGGTCAGACAGGCTTGGATTTCTGTCATACATGTGATTTCTGATACCATGAAACCTGAGATGAAAGAGTAA
- the mtr gene encoding tryptophan permease gives MANHMNATKNKVASKSLLGGAMIIAGTAVGAGMFSLPVVGAGMWFSYSIIMMIGVWFCMLVSGLLLLETNLHFEPGASFDTLTRETLGQFWRIVNGLSIAFVLYILAYAYISGGGSIVNHSLEAAGIELPQSVAGLVFALGLAFVVFISTKAVDRITTIMLGGMVITFFLAVGNLLIDIDTVKLFQPDGEATYLPYLLAALPFGLVSFGYHGNVPSLVKYYGKDPSTIIKAIVLGTVIAFVIYVCWLVATMGNIGRSEFVDIIAQGGNMGVLVGALSGAITSDWLTSMLTLFANLAVASSFLGVTLGLFDYLADLFGFDESRSGRLKTAAVTFLPPTVLGLLFPDGFLIAIGFAALAATIWAAIVPAMMAHKVRKMYPDYKGFKVPGGTPVIAIVILFGIITGACHLLAMADLLPVYG, from the coding sequence ATGGCTAACCATATGAATGCCACGAAAAATAAAGTGGCAAGTAAGTCTCTACTCGGTGGAGCCATGATTATTGCCGGAACTGCGGTTGGGGCCGGTATGTTCTCTCTGCCGGTCGTCGGTGCTGGGATGTGGTTTAGCTACTCCATAATAATGATGATCGGTGTGTGGTTCTGTATGTTAGTTTCGGGGCTGTTACTACTGGAGACTAATTTACATTTTGAGCCAGGTGCTAGTTTTGATACCTTGACTCGCGAGACCTTAGGGCAATTTTGGCGGATTGTTAATGGTCTCTCCATCGCCTTCGTGCTTTATATCCTAGCCTATGCCTATATCAGCGGTGGCGGGTCTATCGTTAATCATAGTCTCGAGGCGGCGGGAATCGAGCTGCCTCAGAGTGTGGCGGGGCTTGTTTTTGCTTTAGGCTTGGCATTTGTGGTATTTATCAGTACCAAGGCGGTGGATAGAATTACCACCATAATGCTCGGGGGCATGGTTATCACCTTCTTCCTTGCCGTGGGTAATTTACTGATCGATATCGACACTGTTAAGTTATTTCAGCCTGATGGTGAGGCGACATACCTGCCATATCTTTTAGCTGCGCTGCCTTTTGGCCTGGTGAGCTTCGGTTATCACGGCAATGTGCCTAGTCTGGTTAAATACTATGGCAAAGACCCTAGCACTATTATCAAGGCTATCGTACTGGGGACAGTGATCGCATTCGTTATTTATGTGTGTTGGTTGGTCGCGACTATGGGGAATATCGGCAGGAGTGAGTTTGTCGATATCATAGCCCAAGGCGGTAACATGGGTGTCTTGGTCGGAGCGCTGTCGGGGGCGATTACCAGTGATTGGCTAACCAGTATGTTAACCCTGTTTGCTAATTTAGCCGTCGCTTCATCTTTCCTTGGAGTGACTTTGGGCCTATTCGATTATCTTGCGGATCTATTTGGTTTTGATGAGTCACGCTCTGGTCGTTTGAAGACTGCGGCGGTCACTTTTCTGCCTCCAACGGTATTAGGTTTGCTGTTCCCTGATGGTTTCTTGATTGCCATCGGCTTCGCTGCGCTTGCGGCCACTATATGGGCGGCAATTGTACCTGCCATGATGGCTCATAAGGTGAGAAAGATGTATCCGGATTATAAGGGGTTCAAAGTGCCTGGCGGAACGCCGGTGATTGCCATAGTGATCTTATTCGGCATTATCACAGGAGCCTGCCATCTTCTGGCAATGGCAGATCTGTTACCCGTTTACGGCTAG
- a CDS encoding methyl-accepting chemotaxis protein, whose translation MKQLSIRQKIILGFSAIGVLLITASSFFYQSLSHISRANLDIETLAVPVQKQSNALQLKLLQMVKLVAVANTQKAKDKILKSQQEFNQLKLSYSQASNALESKISDQTQMQNALGNSNDLYKGFIEASDAMIRAKLSNLAANEEFKKGYMLFDDARFGASNTMLDLELISAAEEQQRLLEEVIGTGTRIDDMLFTMGNTMAGLMRVEELDLLLSHQEDMAFLLSNLKSNFDYLKRQAEPLDTQSLLGEANEKLNLVFYYLEEPGDLYRLQREVIAQDQEAQAAYGQVQQYFSSSLSELERLVTLADERFMVLQQTAKDEIATGETLAIVLAVVFVIMASLISLMTTRAMLRPLNAVNRALARIASGDLSRRVTKVNDDEFGTLIDSINKLSEDLTQLLNDIRENAHKLDESAVSYSEQSQRIAGVASAQIARVDDVKRSAEQMSVSSNTVRDVADTSATNVSEATKHSHGIKDIADANNARVAQLSQRLLVAVEIMTRLSSHSKNIGGILDTIVSIAEQTNLLALNAAIESARAGEHGRGFAVVADEVRTLAMRTQESTAEIQVTISALQQETTNAEEAIGLGQSQASECVEQSQELTRAIELMDSSLNTIEQMSKHIAQVAQEQLSDSETIVSGMKEAAEAAEQNADEANEMSKGSTEMNELAHSLTSSVERFQL comes from the coding sequence ATGAAGCAGCTTTCAATACGGCAGAAGATTATCCTGGGCTTTAGTGCCATAGGTGTATTACTGATCACTGCGAGTAGCTTTTTTTATCAGTCTTTGAGTCATATCAGTCGAGCTAATCTTGATATTGAAACTTTAGCCGTTCCTGTGCAGAAACAAAGCAATGCTCTACAGCTGAAGCTGCTGCAGATGGTAAAGCTGGTAGCTGTGGCGAATACTCAAAAGGCCAAAGATAAAATCTTAAAGAGCCAGCAAGAATTTAATCAGCTTAAGCTTAGTTATTCTCAAGCATCCAATGCACTAGAAAGTAAAATCTCAGATCAAACACAGATGCAGAATGCTCTGGGAAATTCAAATGATCTCTACAAAGGGTTTATTGAAGCGAGTGATGCAATGATTCGAGCGAAACTTTCCAATTTGGCAGCCAATGAGGAGTTTAAAAAAGGTTATATGTTGTTTGATGATGCTCGTTTCGGTGCCAGTAATACAATGTTAGATCTAGAGCTAATCTCTGCGGCAGAAGAACAGCAAAGGCTGTTAGAGGAAGTAATAGGTACAGGAACACGCATCGATGACATGCTATTTACCATGGGCAACACCATGGCTGGATTAATGCGAGTCGAGGAACTCGATTTATTACTTTCGCATCAAGAGGATATGGCATTTCTACTCAGTAATCTTAAGAGTAATTTCGATTACCTTAAGAGACAGGCCGAGCCCTTGGACACTCAATCTCTGCTCGGTGAAGCCAATGAAAAGCTGAATCTTGTCTTTTATTATCTCGAGGAACCTGGGGACTTGTATCGGTTACAGAGGGAGGTGATAGCTCAAGATCAAGAAGCGCAAGCCGCATATGGCCAAGTGCAGCAATATTTCTCTTCGAGTTTAAGCGAACTAGAGCGTTTAGTGACGTTGGCAGATGAGAGATTTATGGTGTTGCAGCAAACGGCCAAAGATGAAATAGCCACGGGAGAGACATTAGCCATAGTGCTCGCTGTGGTATTTGTCATCATGGCCAGCCTAATCTCTCTGATGACGACTCGTGCCATGCTGCGGCCACTGAATGCAGTTAACAGGGCACTAGCACGTATTGCAAGCGGAGACCTGAGCCGAAGAGTCACTAAGGTGAATGATGATGAGTTTGGCACACTTATCGATAGTATTAACAAGCTGTCGGAAGATCTCACTCAGCTGCTCAATGACATTAGGGAAAATGCACATAAATTAGATGAGTCGGCAGTTTCATATAGCGAACAGAGTCAACGTATAGCCGGAGTTGCCAGTGCACAGATAGCACGAGTTGATGATGTAAAGAGAAGCGCTGAACAGATGTCGGTTAGCTCAAATACGGTTAGGGATGTAGCCGATACCTCGGCAACAAATGTGTCTGAGGCCACAAAGCATAGTCATGGGATTAAGGACATAGCCGACGCTAATAACGCCAGAGTAGCACAGCTGTCTCAGCGTTTACTGGTGGCTGTGGAGATAATGACCAGGCTGAGTAGTCATAGCAAAAATATCGGCGGCATCTTAGATACCATAGTTTCCATCGCCGAGCAGACAAACTTGCTAGCACTCAATGCAGCCATAGAATCTGCCAGAGCCGGTGAACATGGCAGAGGGTTTGCGGTGGTGGCCGATGAAGTCAGGACTCTAGCCATGCGAACTCAGGAATCTACTGCGGAAATTCAAGTGACGATTTCTGCCCTACAGCAGGAGACGACGAATGCCGAGGAAGCGATAGGCTTGGGGCAGTCACAGGCTTCTGAATGTGTAGAGCAGAGTCAGGAATTAACTCGGGCAATAGAGCTGATGGATAGCTCCTTGAATACCATAGAGCAGATGAGTAAGCATATTGCCCAGGTAGCACAAGAACAGCTATCCGATAGTGAGACTATAGTTTCAGGAATGAAGGAAGCCGCCGAGGCGGCAGAGCAAAATGCCGATGAGGCCAACGAAATGTCGAAAGGCAGCACTGAGATGAATGAGCTGGCTCATTCTTTGACTAGTTCGGTAGAACGTTTCCAGCTGTAA
- a CDS encoding sensor domain-containing diguanylate cyclase → MPSFLHGCRYFILPLFITVMALTFIQVTQASWQIWNEIIERLPYWLLSIAAAMALQFNRSRLAYLAVLILVFYVSKQSSSPLFTAPNSHIDELFIGGAMVITWFAFIKDRGLFSSHGIVRTLGIIICLGLGFIWLAAIDHFQADIIAKSPVNISYQALILVPIILCFALVFFRAIWRANLVNTSILTTLGIWLFYYFRPDYLPLSILLSSLAVIYLFTILIDSYFLAYRDELTGLASRRALYNLVLSLGRKYSVAMLDIDHFKKFNDTYGHDVGDQVLRLVAAKMAQVSGGGKVFRYGGEEFTIVFPRKDAEAVLDDLEDVRESIEDYRIVLREDKRQKNSNTQAKAKRSKSKTAKKKTVSVTISIGVAERLGGENFDQAMKRADQALYRAKKKGRNQICI, encoded by the coding sequence TTGCCATCTTTTTTACATGGATGTCGTTATTTCATCCTGCCGCTATTTATTACTGTTATGGCGCTCACTTTTATTCAAGTGACTCAAGCCAGTTGGCAGATCTGGAATGAGATAATTGAACGGCTGCCCTATTGGCTATTATCCATCGCGGCCGCTATGGCATTACAATTTAATCGCAGTCGATTGGCCTATCTCGCTGTTCTAATACTGGTATTTTATGTAAGTAAACAGAGTTCAAGCCCATTGTTTACGGCCCCAAATAGCCACATAGATGAGCTATTTATTGGCGGGGCTATGGTCATCACTTGGTTCGCATTCATTAAAGACAGGGGGCTATTCTCATCCCATGGAATAGTGAGAACTTTAGGTATAATAATCTGCTTGGGGCTTGGGTTTATCTGGCTCGCAGCTATCGATCACTTTCAAGCCGACATCATCGCAAAATCTCCAGTCAATATTAGCTATCAGGCCCTCATACTTGTTCCCATTATTCTCTGTTTTGCCTTAGTTTTTTTTCGCGCTATTTGGCGAGCAAACTTGGTCAATACATCCATCTTAACGACCTTAGGAATTTGGTTATTTTACTATTTCAGACCTGATTATCTCCCCCTCTCCATACTCCTGTCATCTCTGGCCGTCATCTATCTGTTTACCATCTTGATTGACTCCTATTTTCTTGCCTATCGAGATGAGCTAACCGGTTTGGCATCTCGACGCGCCCTCTACAACCTAGTGCTCTCTCTGGGTAGAAAGTACAGTGTCGCCATGCTGGATATCGATCACTTCAAGAAATTTAATGACACCTATGGCCATGACGTGGGCGACCAAGTGCTTAGACTAGTAGCAGCAAAGATGGCCCAAGTTTCCGGAGGCGGTAAGGTGTTCAGGTATGGTGGTGAAGAGTTTACTATCGTCTTCCCTCGTAAAGATGCCGAAGCGGTTCTTGATGACTTGGAGGATGTTAGGGAGTCGATAGAAGATTACCGCATCGTCTTGAGGGAGGATAAACGGCAGAAAAATAGTAATACTCAGGCCAAGGCAAAACGAAGTAAGTCAAAAACAGCAAAAAAGAAGACAGTCAGTGTGACTATATCTATCGGGGTTGCTGAACGACTCGGCGGTGAAAACTTCGATCAAGCCATGAAACGTGCCGATCAGGCTCTCTATCGAGCCAAGAAGAAAGGCCGTAACCAGATCTGCATTTGA
- a CDS encoding HlyD family secretion protein — protein sequence MLEGLAVWALFIYLLRMAGMPWNKYSKSFSYLGGGAWLLFVWVGLINYTPMDISGGSIVQSPHIQLRPASSQIKGQVKHIYVVPNQTIVAGQLIYELDDKPYQIALNKSEVAKESAELELALAKEDVNLAKKAHLAALTDIEISENQLEAGIKDLKWKQKTLARFMEQNRVVPDTITKSQLDEQKNDVDIAQAKVNAYYSQIDKANLAANRTELDIGKAKLSIQSRGSDLKAEVENVAKAQWDLDSTKIYAPANGYVTNFIMREGQFVGAVPRMQMYTDEKYVLMRVNHQAIRNVKVGQRAEFASAVYPGKVFNAEVEGIIEATGESQGSLIARDDNVRQLTGVNVNNKHHFVRLKIYETGDYDIPVGAVGLAWISGEKPIAFLAFLDVIRGIVIRMKSQIYYFYSM from the coding sequence ATGCTTGAAGGTTTAGCGGTTTGGGCTCTGTTCATCTACCTGTTGAGAATGGCAGGAATGCCATGGAATAAATACAGTAAAAGTTTCTCCTATCTTGGAGGCGGTGCTTGGTTGCTATTCGTATGGGTAGGCTTGATTAACTACACGCCTATGGACATATCGGGAGGCTCAATAGTCCAGTCGCCTCATATTCAACTTAGGCCTGCATCGAGTCAGATCAAGGGGCAAGTTAAGCATATCTATGTGGTGCCAAATCAGACCATTGTGGCGGGTCAGTTGATCTATGAACTCGATGATAAGCCCTATCAAATAGCTTTGAACAAATCTGAGGTGGCTAAAGAGTCGGCTGAACTTGAGCTCGCTCTGGCTAAAGAGGATGTTAATCTGGCTAAGAAGGCACACTTAGCAGCGCTGACCGATATCGAAATCAGTGAGAATCAGCTTGAGGCAGGGATAAAAGATCTCAAGTGGAAACAGAAAACTCTGGCTCGTTTTATGGAGCAAAATAGAGTGGTTCCCGACACCATTACTAAGAGTCAGCTCGATGAACAGAAAAATGATGTAGATATTGCTCAAGCTAAGGTCAACGCTTACTATTCACAGATTGATAAGGCTAATCTTGCGGCTAATAGAACCGAGTTAGATATCGGTAAGGCTAAATTGAGCATTCAGAGTAGAGGTTCAGATCTGAAGGCTGAGGTCGAGAATGTTGCTAAGGCACAGTGGGATCTAGATAGTACTAAGATTTATGCCCCTGCTAATGGCTATGTGACCAACTTCATCATGCGAGAGGGGCAGTTTGTGGGTGCAGTGCCCCGAATGCAAATGTATACGGATGAGAAATATGTGCTGATGAGGGTCAATCATCAGGCTATACGTAATGTGAAAGTCGGCCAGAGAGCAGAGTTTGCTTCGGCTGTTTACCCTGGAAAGGTGTTCAATGCCGAGGTGGAGGGAATCATAGAAGCAACGGGCGAGTCTCAGGGAAGTCTTATCGCCCGGGATGACAATGTACGACAACTGACGGGGGTTAATGTGAATAATAAGCATCACTTCGTGCGTCTTAAGATCTATGAAACAGGTGATTATGATATTCCCGTCGGTGCGGTAGGACTGGCCTGGATATCGGGTGAGAAACCTATCGCCTTCCTTGCTTTTTTAGATGTGATCAGAGGGATAGTGATCCGCATGAAGTCGCAAATTTACTATTTCTATTCTATGTAG
- a CDS encoding MFS transporter translates to MSLISMPFVDSGLDTTLHVVATVVMITTLAAMAIGFWKIHELPINKAHKEKHHQIGLITALTWIGFLWHWVWVLAVFVAFIDGEKALRRIRDVWHEDKDLESESRENQGKGTKNA, encoded by the coding sequence ATGAGTTTAATTAGTATGCCGTTTGTGGACTCGGGTTTAGATACCACGTTACATGTTGTGGCGACGGTGGTGATGATCACTACCCTAGCTGCAATGGCTATCGGCTTTTGGAAGATCCATGAGCTGCCAATCAATAAGGCGCATAAGGAAAAGCATCATCAGATAGGCTTAATAACAGCCCTGACCTGGATAGGTTTCCTATGGCATTGGGTATGGGTGTTGGCCGTGTTTGTGGCATTCATTGATGGTGAGAAAGCCCTACGGAGGATCCGAGACGTTTGGCATGAGGATAAAGATCTAGAATCAGAATCTAGAGAAAATCAGGGCAAGGGGACTAAAAATGCTTGA
- the bluB gene encoding 5,6-dimethylbenzimidazole synthase, with product MLKITQAERDAVYKTIFNRRDVRAEFKPDTIPDDVLKRILTAAHHAPSVGFMQPWDFVIVRSEQTKQKLKQGFIQANAEAETLFEGERKAQYSALKLEGILEAPIGICVTCDRTRTGPVVLGRTTNLDMDLYSSVCAVQNLWLAARAENIGVGWVSILHDEVLHQTLGIPEHIVPIAYLCLGYVSKFYDQPELEKRGWLKRQSLSSIIHEGQWQAKSHK from the coding sequence ATGTTGAAGATAACCCAAGCTGAGCGAGATGCCGTCTATAAAACCATTTTCAATCGTCGCGATGTCAGAGCCGAGTTTAAGCCCGACACCATCCCTGATGACGTTTTGAAGCGGATTCTCACCGCGGCTCATCATGCACCTAGCGTGGGTTTCATGCAGCCCTGGGATTTTGTGATTGTCAGAAGCGAGCAGACTAAACAGAAATTGAAGCAAGGCTTTATTCAGGCGAATGCAGAGGCTGAAACGCTTTTCGAGGGAGAGCGAAAAGCGCAATATAGTGCCCTGAAGCTAGAGGGGATTCTAGAGGCGCCGATTGGCATCTGTGTCACCTGCGATAGGACAAGAACGGGACCAGTAGTCTTGGGGCGCACCACTAATTTAGACATGGATCTCTATAGCTCGGTCTGTGCAGTGCAGAACTTGTGGCTTGCAGCTCGCGCCGAGAACATAGGCGTAGGTTGGGTAAGTATCTTACATGATGAAGTATTGCACCAGACCTTAGGTATTCCGGAGCACATAGTTCCTATCGCCTATCTCTGTTTGGGTTATGTCAGTAAGTTCTATGACCAGCCTGAACTAGAGAAGCGTGGTTGGCTTAAACGCCAAAGCCTGAGCTCTATCATTCATGAAGGTCAGTGGCAGGCTAAGTCCCATAAATAG
- a CDS encoding VOC family protein: MRVNQYIQGLPCWVELASHDALAGKQFYAELFGWRTQDMPIPDGIYTMFGLTPDSASDGEGQDDIGAAYQMPKEMSDQGVPTTWLVYFAVDSVDETVEKVKAEGGSLSMGPCDVGTAGRMAMFSDPEGARFAVWQAGEHIGARRQGEHGTLCWVELATRDPASAKMFYPNVLHWTSHAGDMPEFEYTEWLVGDKPMGGMLQMNEEWGEVPPHWMLYFAVDNCDEAAAKAKQLGGEICVPPTDIAKVGRFAVINDPQGGFFSIITLNLQQSASHLA, from the coding sequence ATGAGAGTGAATCAATATATTCAGGGGTTGCCTTGCTGGGTAGAGCTGGCTAGCCATGATGCATTGGCTGGAAAGCAGTTTTATGCGGAACTGTTTGGCTGGAGAACTCAAGATATGCCAATACCGGATGGCATATACACTATGTTTGGTCTAACACCTGATTCAGCTTCAGATGGTGAAGGGCAAGATGATATTGGTGCTGCATATCAGATGCCAAAAGAGATGTCTGATCAGGGAGTGCCGACGACGTGGTTAGTTTATTTTGCCGTCGATAGTGTCGATGAAACTGTTGAGAAGGTGAAAGCAGAGGGAGGCAGCTTATCTATGGGACCGTGCGATGTCGGTACCGCAGGTAGGATGGCGATGTTTAGTGATCCCGAAGGCGCAAGATTTGCTGTGTGGCAGGCGGGTGAGCATATTGGGGCTCGACGTCAGGGTGAACATGGCACCTTATGTTGGGTCGAGCTTGCCACCAGAGATCCGGCATCTGCCAAGATGTTTTACCCCAATGTTCTGCATTGGACTAGCCATGCAGGGGACATGCCCGAGTTTGAGTACACGGAATGGCTAGTGGGTGATAAACCCATGGGAGGAATGTTACAGATGAATGAAGAATGGGGAGAAGTGCCTCCTCACTGGATGCTTTATTTCGCCGTGGATAACTGTGATGAAGCGGCTGCCAAGGCTAAGCAGCTTGGAGGTGAGATATGTGTGCCACCGACCGACATCGCTAAAGTTGGCCGGTTTGCCGTGATTAATGACCCACAGGGCGGCTTCTTCTCTATTATCACGCTAAATCTACAACAAAGCGCTAGTCATCTGGCTTAG
- a CDS encoding AraC family transcriptional regulator produces MKFNSSFIRVCYMSTVFKGVERVYGIHTTDLNIPQTLMDEPMALIPFSQICIWLKQLEQATQDPAYMLKLAQHLDFSRLDIPGISFLATTDLAMSVRRINYGIASFQSGASYYIIQSGKIIKWCYRNPYVFNQQKTHDSLRVAVMLFNTLKYFLGNEYRPLQIHISGPAVGKQEAESLFNCPVIWNAPQTEIWISTDALVQQANLQIPENSSVAMPRSLFEQYLDMPQPHDTPKVLFEMVNYARYYGLPTVDSVAALFNISRQQLQRKLQLHGFNFTNICGYLLSNQAIKYMLDNRSVEEISQLLGYANKQSFSKAFKRFRNCTPQQYLERIKP; encoded by the coding sequence ATGAAATTCAATAGCTCATTCATCCGAGTCTGTTACATGAGTACCGTTTTCAAAGGGGTAGAACGAGTGTATGGGATTCACACCACAGACTTAAATATTCCCCAGACCTTGATGGATGAGCCCATGGCACTGATTCCTTTTAGCCAAATTTGCATCTGGCTAAAGCAATTAGAGCAAGCCACTCAAGATCCGGCTTATATGTTGAAACTTGCCCAACATCTGGATTTTTCTCGTTTGGATATTCCTGGGATCAGTTTCCTGGCAACCACAGACTTAGCGATGAGTGTGCGACGTATTAATTATGGTATCGCCAGTTTCCAATCTGGAGCCAGTTATTACATCATTCAATCGGGAAAGATCATTAAGTGGTGTTACCGAAACCCCTATGTTTTTAACCAACAGAAAACCCATGACTCGCTACGAGTCGCCGTCATGTTGTTCAATACATTGAAATATTTTCTGGGTAATGAATATCGACCGCTACAGATCCACATTAGCGGCCCAGCTGTCGGTAAACAGGAAGCTGAATCTCTGTTTAATTGCCCTGTAATTTGGAACGCCCCTCAAACAGAAATCTGGATCAGTACAGACGCCTTGGTACAACAAGCAAACTTGCAAATACCAGAAAACAGTTCTGTTGCTATGCCCCGTTCACTGTTCGAACAATATCTGGATATGCCTCAACCCCATGATACCCCTAAGGTGCTATTTGAGATGGTCAACTACGCCAGGTACTATGGCTTACCTACGGTAGACAGTGTCGCAGCCCTGTTTAATATCTCCAGGCAGCAGCTACAACGCAAATTGCAGCTCCATGGTTTTAATTTCACTAATATTTGTGGTTATCTTCTCAGTAATCAAGCGATCAAATATATGTTAGATAATAGGTCTGTCGAGGAGATTTCCCAGCTGCTCGGCTATGCCAATAAACAGAGCTTTAGTAAGGCATTCAAACGATTCAGAAACTGCACGCCGCAACAGTATCTGGAAAGGATAAAACCATAA